A single genomic interval of Caretta caretta isolate rCarCar2 chromosome 23, rCarCar1.hap1, whole genome shotgun sequence harbors:
- the THAP8 gene encoding THAP domain-containing protein 8 isoform X2: MEFPSPSSRMVLSYRFPLHNPERLQQWLSQMNQEKWVPTRYQHLCSEHFAPSCFEYRWGVRYLKPDAVPTIFQLSENPLKRENLARPPCETQTKKLIVETSMDRTVQGPQAVAAHPTQDTLEALAIAIDPGLSSAPIYVETQPSVSDLDLHALSSPLVGAVNLMPLVQIVEPLNAVALAMASPTEGVESIPIHLPGQPFPPAMDQCVDFSVEASPDSFVADVPEQFATEIMVSCEDAAVVDQPEGTFAADQPHTLVATVDPQEIADQGTLFIENVSIQPLLETDPSTAAVLSSLQVSTTQMVAYFETIPTAPVVTSGAMGTLTSSASPPETVLSSALTVPIVSTVPIVSNYAASSLDDDDDSSTIEVELCAETLEEQLEEHRYHKNELTTQQLVDLVMGLQKKVKVLQQRHRRHCTKLEAMEGVVEQLRKESLVSEEKLKLLEMACLQSSAVMPESGSTVAIICQEEDRALVYAVPQLPEEGNETIIHVEEQ; this comes from the exons ATggaattcccctcccccagtagCAGGATGGTGCTGTCATATCG GTTTCCCTTGCATAACCCAGAACGACTCCAACAATGGCTCTCTCAGATGAACCAAGAGAAGTGGGTACCCACCAGATACCAGCATTTATGCAGCGAGCACTTTGCTCCGTCGTGTTTCGAATACAGGTGGGGGGTTCGCTATCTAAAGCCTGATGCTGTCCCCACCATCTTTCAACTGTCTGAAAACCCCCTG AAAAGGGAGAATCTTGCCAGGCCTCCATGCGAAACACAGACCAAGAAGCTAATTGTTGAGACCAGCATGGACAGGACCGTGCAGGGGCCACAAGCCGTGGCTGCCCACCCCACTCAGGATACACTGGAAGCTCTCGCCATAGCTATCGACCCAGGTCTGTCCTCAGCCCCGATCTACGTGGAAACCCAGCCCTCTGTCTCGGATCTGGACCTCcatgccctctcctcccctctggTCGGGGCGGTGAACCTGATGCCTCTCGTTCAGATCGTGGAGCCGCTCAACGCTGTGGCCCTGGCCATGGCCTCGCCCACAGAGGGCGTAGAGTCCATCCCCATCCATCTTCCGGGCCAGCCGTTTCCTCCCGCCATGGACCAGTGTGTGGATTTCTCCGTTGAGGCCTCACCGGACTCTTTCGTGGCGGATGTGCCTGAGCAGTTTGCCACAGAGATCATGGTCTCTTGTGAGGATGCTGCTGTGGTGGACCAGCCTGAGGGCACCTTCGCTGCTGATCAGCCGCATACCTTGGTGGCCACGGTGGACCCACAGGAGATCGCAGACCAGGGCACCCTCTTCATTGAGAACGTGTCCATCCAGCCCCTTCTGGAAACCGACCCTTCCACCGCAGCTGTCTTGAGCTCCCTGCAGGTGTCGACCACCCAGATGGTGGCATATTTCGAGACCATCCCCACTGCGCCAGTGGTGACCTCCGGTGCCATGGGGACGCTGACGTCCAGTGCGTCGCCTCCCGAGACTGTGTTGTCCTCAGCCTTGACGGTGCCCATTGTCTCGACGGTGCCCATCGTGTCGAACTATGCCGCCAGCTCCCTGGATGACGACGACGACTCCTCCACCATCGAGGTGGAGCTATGTGCCGAAACCCTGGAGGAGCAGCTCGAGGAGCACCGCTACCACAAGAACGAGCTAACCACCCAGCAGCTGGTCGACCTGGTGATGGGCCTGCAGAAGAAGGTCAAGGTGCTGCAGCAGCGACACCGGCGTCACTGCACCAAACTGGAAGCCATGGAGGGCGTAGTGGAGCAGCTGAGGAAGGAGAGCCTGGTGTCGGAGGAGAAGCTCAAGCTGCTGGAGATG GCTTGCCTGCAGTCCAGCGCGGTGATGCCAGAAAGCGGCAGCACGGTTGCCATCATCTGCCAAGAGGAAGACCGGGCTCTAGTGTACGCtgttccccagctcccagaggaAGGGAATGAGACAATCATCCACGTGGAAGAGCAGTAA
- the THAP8 gene encoding THAP domain-containing protein 8 isoform X3, producing the protein MCHVVGIARFPLHNPERLQQWLSQMNQEKWVPTRYQHLCSEHFAPSCFEYRWGVRYLKPDAVPTIFQLSENPLKRENLARPPCETQTKKLIVETSMDRTVQGPQAVAAHPTQDTLEALAIAIDPGLSSAPIYVETQPSVSDLDLHALSSPLVGAVNLMPLVQIVEPLNAVALAMASPTEGVESIPIHLPGQPFPPAMDQCVDFSVEASPDSFVADVPEQFATEIMVSCEDAAVVDQPEGTFAADQPHTLVATVDPQEIADQGTLFIENVSIQPLLETDPSTAAVLSSLQVSTTQMVAYFETIPTAPVVTSGAMGTLTSSASPPETVLSSALTVPIVSTVPIVSNYAASSLDDDDDSSTIEVELCAETLEEQLEEHRYHKNELTTQQLVDLVMGLQKKVKVLQQRHRRHCTKLEAMEGVVEQLRKESLVSEEKLKLLEMACLQSSAVMPESGSTVAIICQEEDRALVYAVPQLPEEGNETIIHVEEQ; encoded by the exons ATGTGCCACGTGGTGGGTATTGCCAG GTTTCCCTTGCATAACCCAGAACGACTCCAACAATGGCTCTCTCAGATGAACCAAGAGAAGTGGGTACCCACCAGATACCAGCATTTATGCAGCGAGCACTTTGCTCCGTCGTGTTTCGAATACAGGTGGGGGGTTCGCTATCTAAAGCCTGATGCTGTCCCCACCATCTTTCAACTGTCTGAAAACCCCCTG AAAAGGGAGAATCTTGCCAGGCCTCCATGCGAAACACAGACCAAGAAGCTAATTGTTGAGACCAGCATGGACAGGACCGTGCAGGGGCCACAAGCCGTGGCTGCCCACCCCACTCAGGATACACTGGAAGCTCTCGCCATAGCTATCGACCCAGGTCTGTCCTCAGCCCCGATCTACGTGGAAACCCAGCCCTCTGTCTCGGATCTGGACCTCcatgccctctcctcccctctggTCGGGGCGGTGAACCTGATGCCTCTCGTTCAGATCGTGGAGCCGCTCAACGCTGTGGCCCTGGCCATGGCCTCGCCCACAGAGGGCGTAGAGTCCATCCCCATCCATCTTCCGGGCCAGCCGTTTCCTCCCGCCATGGACCAGTGTGTGGATTTCTCCGTTGAGGCCTCACCGGACTCTTTCGTGGCGGATGTGCCTGAGCAGTTTGCCACAGAGATCATGGTCTCTTGTGAGGATGCTGCTGTGGTGGACCAGCCTGAGGGCACCTTCGCTGCTGATCAGCCGCATACCTTGGTGGCCACGGTGGACCCACAGGAGATCGCAGACCAGGGCACCCTCTTCATTGAGAACGTGTCCATCCAGCCCCTTCTGGAAACCGACCCTTCCACCGCAGCTGTCTTGAGCTCCCTGCAGGTGTCGACCACCCAGATGGTGGCATATTTCGAGACCATCCCCACTGCGCCAGTGGTGACCTCCGGTGCCATGGGGACGCTGACGTCCAGTGCGTCGCCTCCCGAGACTGTGTTGTCCTCAGCCTTGACGGTGCCCATTGTCTCGACGGTGCCCATCGTGTCGAACTATGCCGCCAGCTCCCTGGATGACGACGACGACTCCTCCACCATCGAGGTGGAGCTATGTGCCGAAACCCTGGAGGAGCAGCTCGAGGAGCACCGCTACCACAAGAACGAGCTAACCACCCAGCAGCTGGTCGACCTGGTGATGGGCCTGCAGAAGAAGGTCAAGGTGCTGCAGCAGCGACACCGGCGTCACTGCACCAAACTGGAAGCCATGGAGGGCGTAGTGGAGCAGCTGAGGAAGGAGAGCCTGGTGTCGGAGGAGAAGCTCAAGCTGCTGGAGATG GCTTGCCTGCAGTCCAGCGCGGTGATGCCAGAAAGCGGCAGCACGGTTGCCATCATCTGCCAAGAGGAAGACCGGGCTCTAGTGTACGCtgttccccagctcccagaggaAGGGAATGAGACAATCATCCACGTGGAAGAGCAGTAA
- the THAP8 gene encoding THAP domain-containing protein 8 isoform X1, with the protein MPKYCRAPNCSNSAGQRRPGRERLSFYRFPLHNPERLQQWLSQMNQEKWVPTRYQHLCSEHFAPSCFEYRWGVRYLKPDAVPTIFQLSENPLKRENLARPPCETQTKKLIVETSMDRTVQGPQAVAAHPTQDTLEALAIAIDPGLSSAPIYVETQPSVSDLDLHALSSPLVGAVNLMPLVQIVEPLNAVALAMASPTEGVESIPIHLPGQPFPPAMDQCVDFSVEASPDSFVADVPEQFATEIMVSCEDAAVVDQPEGTFAADQPHTLVATVDPQEIADQGTLFIENVSIQPLLETDPSTAAVLSSLQVSTTQMVAYFETIPTAPVVTSGAMGTLTSSASPPETVLSSALTVPIVSTVPIVSNYAASSLDDDDDSSTIEVELCAETLEEQLEEHRYHKNELTTQQLVDLVMGLQKKVKVLQQRHRRHCTKLEAMEGVVEQLRKESLVSEEKLKLLEMACLQSSAVMPESGSTVAIICQEEDRALVYAVPQLPEEGNETIIHVEEQ; encoded by the exons ATGCCCAAGTACTGCCGGGCGCCGAACTGCTCCAACTCGGCCGGGCAGCGCCGGCCGGGCCGCGAGCGCCTCAGCTTCTATAG GTTTCCCTTGCATAACCCAGAACGACTCCAACAATGGCTCTCTCAGATGAACCAAGAGAAGTGGGTACCCACCAGATACCAGCATTTATGCAGCGAGCACTTTGCTCCGTCGTGTTTCGAATACAGGTGGGGGGTTCGCTATCTAAAGCCTGATGCTGTCCCCACCATCTTTCAACTGTCTGAAAACCCCCTG AAAAGGGAGAATCTTGCCAGGCCTCCATGCGAAACACAGACCAAGAAGCTAATTGTTGAGACCAGCATGGACAGGACCGTGCAGGGGCCACAAGCCGTGGCTGCCCACCCCACTCAGGATACACTGGAAGCTCTCGCCATAGCTATCGACCCAGGTCTGTCCTCAGCCCCGATCTACGTGGAAACCCAGCCCTCTGTCTCGGATCTGGACCTCcatgccctctcctcccctctggTCGGGGCGGTGAACCTGATGCCTCTCGTTCAGATCGTGGAGCCGCTCAACGCTGTGGCCCTGGCCATGGCCTCGCCCACAGAGGGCGTAGAGTCCATCCCCATCCATCTTCCGGGCCAGCCGTTTCCTCCCGCCATGGACCAGTGTGTGGATTTCTCCGTTGAGGCCTCACCGGACTCTTTCGTGGCGGATGTGCCTGAGCAGTTTGCCACAGAGATCATGGTCTCTTGTGAGGATGCTGCTGTGGTGGACCAGCCTGAGGGCACCTTCGCTGCTGATCAGCCGCATACCTTGGTGGCCACGGTGGACCCACAGGAGATCGCAGACCAGGGCACCCTCTTCATTGAGAACGTGTCCATCCAGCCCCTTCTGGAAACCGACCCTTCCACCGCAGCTGTCTTGAGCTCCCTGCAGGTGTCGACCACCCAGATGGTGGCATATTTCGAGACCATCCCCACTGCGCCAGTGGTGACCTCCGGTGCCATGGGGACGCTGACGTCCAGTGCGTCGCCTCCCGAGACTGTGTTGTCCTCAGCCTTGACGGTGCCCATTGTCTCGACGGTGCCCATCGTGTCGAACTATGCCGCCAGCTCCCTGGATGACGACGACGACTCCTCCACCATCGAGGTGGAGCTATGTGCCGAAACCCTGGAGGAGCAGCTCGAGGAGCACCGCTACCACAAGAACGAGCTAACCACCCAGCAGCTGGTCGACCTGGTGATGGGCCTGCAGAAGAAGGTCAAGGTGCTGCAGCAGCGACACCGGCGTCACTGCACCAAACTGGAAGCCATGGAGGGCGTAGTGGAGCAGCTGAGGAAGGAGAGCCTGGTGTCGGAGGAGAAGCTCAAGCTGCTGGAGATG GCTTGCCTGCAGTCCAGCGCGGTGATGCCAGAAAGCGGCAGCACGGTTGCCATCATCTGCCAAGAGGAAGACCGGGCTCTAGTGTACGCtgttccccagctcccagaggaAGGGAATGAGACAATCATCCACGTGGAAGAGCAGTAA